GATGCGCGAGCAGGGAGGTCACTGGTCCTCACCCTCCAGGGCGGTCTCCGCCTCGGTCGCGGCGGCGTCCACGGCAGCCAGATCTGCATCCACCTGCTGGATCACCGCCTCCACCGAAGGGTTGACGATGTCGTACAGGGGCTTGGGGTACAGGCCGATGGCCAGCATCAGCACCACGAGCGGGGCCATCACGGCGATCTCGCGGGTGTTGAGGTCGGTCATGGTCTCGGCGTGGCCGCCGATGGGGCCGTGGAACATGCGCTGGTAGGCCCAGAGCAGGTACAGGGCGGCGAAGATCACGCCGAACGCGGCAGCGATCGCCGCCCACGGCACCGTCTGGTAGGTCCCCATCAGGATCGGGAACTCGCCCACGAAGCCGTTGAGGCCGGGCAGGGCGATCGAGGACATCGTGCTCACGAGGAACAGCCCACCGAAGATCGGCGTGGCCTTCATCAGGCCGGAGTACGCCGCGATCTCACGCGAGTGCGTGCGCTCGTACATGAACCCGATCAGCAGGAACAGCGCACCGGTGGTGATGCCGTGGTTGACCATCTGCACGACCGACCCGCTGGCTGCGGTGGGCTGCAGGGCGAAGATGCCGATGGCGACGAAGCCGAGGTGGGCGACCGAGGAGTAGGCGACCAGCTTCTTGATGTCGGACTGCACCAGGGCGACCAGCGCCCCGTACAGGACACCGATCACGCCGGCGGCCAGGATCGGCCCGACGTAGAGGTCGGTGGCCTCGGGGAACAGCGGCAGGTTGAACCGCAGGAAGCCGTAGCCACCGATCTTCAGCATGACCGCCGCCAGCACGACCGAGCCGACGGTGGGCGCCTCGGTGTGGGCGTCGGGCAGCCACGTGTGCAGCGGGAACAGCGGCAGCTTGATCGCAAACGCCAGGAAGAAGGCCCAGAAGAGCCAGATCTGCTCGCCGCGGGTCAGGTCGACCGCCAGCACGTCGGCGTAGGCGAAGGACCCGCCGGCCTGGAACGACAGGTACAGGATGCCGACGAGCATCAGCAGGCCGCCGACCAGCGTGTACAGGAAGAACTTGACCGATGCGTAGCGCCGGTTGGCGCCACCCCACACCCCGATCAGGGCGTACATGGGGATCAGCATGATCTCGAAGAACAGGTAGAAGAGCACCAGGTCCAGCGCCATGAAGACGCCGATCAGGGCGGACTCGAGGACCAGGAGGGCGATGAAGAAGCCCTTGGTCCGGTCGGTGTGCTCCCAGGATGCCAGCACGACCAGCGGGAAGATGAAGGTCGTCAGCAGGACCAGGAGCACGCTGATGCCGTCGAGGCCGAGGACGTAGGTGATGCCCCA
The nucleotide sequence above comes from Euzebya pacifica. Encoded proteins:
- a CDS encoding NADH-quinone oxidoreductase subunit M, whose protein sequence is MSGNILTLLVAIPAVAALLLAFVPRENTGLFRIGAAVGTVATFLVSIVVMADFAVGTAEVQMIESKAWIPEWGITYVLGLDGISVLLVLLTTFIFPLVVLASWEHTDRTKGFFIALLVLESALIGVFMALDLVLFYLFFEIMLIPMYALIGVWGGANRRYASVKFFLYTLVGGLLMLVGILYLSFQAGGSFAYADVLAVDLTRGEQIWLFWAFFLAFAIKLPLFPLHTWLPDAHTEAPTVGSVVLAAVMLKIGGYGFLRFNLPLFPEATDLYVGPILAAGVIGVLYGALVALVQSDIKKLVAYSSVAHLGFVAIGIFALQPTAASGSVVQMVNHGITTGALFLLIGFMYERTHSREIAAYSGLMKATPIFGGLFLVSTMSSIALPGLNGFVGEFPILMGTYQTVPWAAIAAAFGVIFAALYLLWAYQRMFHGPIGGHAETMTDLNTREIAVMAPLVVLMLAIGLYPKPLYDIVNPSVEAVIQQVDADLAAVDAAATEAETALEGEDQ